In one Spirosoma rigui genomic region, the following are encoded:
- a CDS encoding GLPGLI family protein yields MKRPAHLFILAGLLTSTLTLAQTPTSGKITYEGMRQIDRSQMRMVINGQEVRPGSPGAPDAPEGLPDVMSFTQKLVFSGTMAKEERDRPQNMMVRRTMGGDGTERSGPPRETRLSPPFEQTTFLDLANRQRIDVMTIKNDSVSTTYRTERPMPSAENWQPSDKTKKIAGYLCHKATATASIGRQRMGNRQGGAAPAPGKTETYTVWYTTDLPFTYSPVAALTPEKGVVLQIESDNESYKATSVSTEAVAASAVQPPADAKAVSTDDMEQIRRKAMADFRQKMMSQSPFPGRN; encoded by the coding sequence ATGAAACGACCAGCACATTTATTCATACTCGCCGGGCTTCTTACCAGCACCCTGACGCTGGCGCAGACCCCGACCTCGGGCAAAATTACGTACGAAGGCATGCGCCAGATCGACCGTTCCCAGATGCGGATGGTTATTAACGGACAGGAAGTACGGCCCGGAAGCCCCGGTGCGCCCGACGCCCCCGAAGGGTTGCCCGACGTGATGTCGTTCACGCAAAAGCTCGTATTTTCGGGTACGATGGCGAAAGAAGAGCGTGACCGGCCCCAGAACATGATGGTACGCCGGACAATGGGCGGTGACGGAACCGAACGAAGCGGCCCGCCCCGCGAAACCCGGCTGTCGCCCCCGTTTGAGCAAACAACATTTCTGGACCTGGCCAACCGGCAGCGCATCGACGTCATGACGATCAAAAATGATTCGGTCAGTACCACGTATCGAACCGAGCGCCCCATGCCCAGCGCCGAAAACTGGCAGCCTTCCGACAAGACCAAAAAAATAGCCGGTTACCTCTGCCACAAAGCAACGGCAACGGCCAGCATCGGGCGGCAGCGGATGGGAAATCGGCAGGGTGGGGCGGCTCCCGCGCCGGGTAAAACCGAAACCTACACCGTTTGGTACACTACCGATCTGCCCTTTACCTACTCGCCCGTTGCAGCACTGACCCCCGAAAAAGGCGTTGTGTTGCAAATCGAATCCGATAATGAGTCCTACAAAGCCACCAGTGTATCGACCGAAGCCGTTGCCGCCAGCGCCGTTCAGCCACCTGCCGACGCCAAAGCCGTTTCGACGGATGATATGGAACAGATTCGCCGAAAAGCCATGGCCGATTTTCGCCAGAAGATGATGAGCCAGTCGCCCTTTCCCGGCCGTAACTGA